A window of the Brassica napus cultivar Da-Ae chromosome A2, Da-Ae, whole genome shotgun sequence genome harbors these coding sequences:
- the LOC125587734 gene encoding sec-independent protein translocase protein TATC, chloroplastic-like, producing the protein MGSTSTSSAALIHHFRLTSPDMCSPRKRPYTINFCNSWKEGGLRHGLTQRCSKGLIRPVVRFSALDENSGDRPTETTPSLVSAVQDRPDASFEQEEKASPIYEFLYPDKEELPDDKEMTIFDHLEELRERIFVSVLAVGAAITGCFAFSKDLIVFLEAPVKNQGVRFLQLAPGEFFFTTLKVSGYCGLLLGSPVILYEIIAFVLPGLTRAERRFLGPIVFGSSLLFYAGLAFSYWVLTPAALNFFVNYAEGVVESLWSIDQYFEFVLVLMFSTGLSFQVPVIQLLLGQVGVVSGDQMLSIWRYVVVGAVVVAAVVTPSTDPVTQMLLATPLLGLYLGGAWMVKLTGR; encoded by the exons ATGGGCAGCACAAGCACGAGCTCTGCTGCTCTAATCCACCATTTCCGCCTCACCAGTCCCGACATGTGTTCGCCTCGAAAGCGTCCCTACACTATAAACTTCTGCAACTCGTGGAAGGAAGGTGGACTCCGACACGGTCTAACGCAACGGTGTAGCAAAGGCTTAATAAGACCGGTGGTTCGCTTCTCGGCTCTAGATGAAAATTCCGGCGATAGACCAACGGAAACTACTCCTAGCCTTGTCTCTGCTGTACAAGACAGACCAG ATGCATCCTTTGAGCAAGAAGAGAAAGCAAGTCCCATCTATGAGTTTCTCTATCCAGATAAAGAGGAGCTTCCTGATGACAAAGAGATGACTATATTCGATCACCTGGAGGAGCTCCGTGAGAGAATATTCGTCTCTGTTTTGGCTGTGGGAGCTGCTATCACCGGATGCTTCGCCTTCTCCAAAGATCTAATAGTGTTTCTTGAAGCTCCTGTCAAAAACCAGGGTGTGCGGTTTCTTCAGCTAGCTCCCGGCGAATTTTTCTTCACAACTTTAAAG GTCTCTGGTTATTGTGGGCTTCTACTAGGGAGTCCAGTGATTTTGTATGAGATCATTGCTTTTGTACTTCCTGGTCTGACACGAGCTGAGAGACGGTTTCTGGGGCCGATTGTGTTTGGTTCCTCCTTGCTGTTCTATGCTGGACTTGCCTTCTCCTACTGGGTGTTAACCCCTGCAGCCTTGAACTTCTTTGTTAATTACGCAGAAGGGGTGGTTGAATCTCTGTGGTCTATCGACCAGTACTTTGAGTTTGTGCTAGTTCTTATGTTCAGCACGGGACTGTCTTTCCAG GTTCCAGTAATTCAGTTACTCCTGGGACAAGTAGGGGTGGTGTCGGGAGATCAAATGCTTTCGATATGGAGATATGTAGTGGTGGGTGCGGTGGTTGTTGCAGCTGTGGTCACGCCCTCGACAGACCCAGTCACTCAAATGCTCCTAGCAACGCCGCTTCTGGGGCTATACTTGGGTGGTGCCTGGATGGTCAAGCTCACAGGTCGGTGA